The region TAGAAGCATTATTGCCCTCGTACCAATAAACAGTACGTCCGCCATTCTTCCAATCGTTCTTAATAATGAATGGTTCTTCACCTTCTGGACGCATTGCTCTAAAAAAGTCTACTGTTACATCGTCCAAATGCGCGTCGGCAATCACCACTAAGGGCGTATTATACACTATATATTGCAGTACTTCCAAAATCTCCGCCCGATGTTCTTTACAGGTTTTGCTGTGCAGCAGGTGAGTTAAGTACTGGCAAGCTTCATCAATAAAGATACAGCCGTATTTGAGTGAGTCAGTGTTGAGCTTGTGCAAGCTGTCAATGGTGATACTAAGGGCAGTAGCTTGGGTTAAACCCACATACCCCAACTCAGAGTACATTTGTGTGTTGAGGCGTTGACCTAAATTCTTGAGCAAGTTGACTCGATGACTGTTGTTGAGAAATCGCTGTTGTGGGTGTTGTTCACGCCATTGTCGCATCATCTCAGTTTTGCCCGTTCCCATGTCACTGCATAATGCAACTAGCCCAGACTCTGGTAGCTTCACAGCTTCAGACAGGTATTTAACATTAACTCTCTGTTGGGGTTTGTATTTATTACTTAGTCCTCGACAACTTTGATGGTACGAGTGCTGGTAATCGTTAAGCGTTTTAGCATCATCAATGATAGCAGTCAGTAGTGCGTTAGCATTTTTACCCCGCTCAATCACAAAATCATCAACGCCTTTTTCTGGCCCTGGCAGTAATGCGACTTCACTACTACAGCCAACTGCTTCGATTGCTTTGCTAGTACGAACAATCGCTTGGAAAACTGACCAACGGGTTCTTAGCTTTGTCTCGTAGTCGAAGAGGATAATAAACTTACGTCCCGGCTGTGCCATTGGTAATAAATCGGGGTGCAGCCGTTCGTCAAAGTCTTTTTTACCAACTCGTCCATTCCAGATCCCTGGTAGTGCGATCGCAACAAAACCAAGACTAAGCAAACTTGCAGCTTTTTTCTCACCTTCGCAAAGGATAATAGGAATTTGTGGGTGTCGCTGCACCCATTCCCAAAACAGGAGAGGATGAAGTCTGTCACACAGGCGTAGTGCTAGGGGTGAATGATAGCGTTTGATATTGTATCGCTGTGCAACTAGGTTACTTATGCAGTTGGGGATATTAAAGTAGGTAACGCGGTTGGGGGTTTTGGGTGGCGATTCGTATTTGACCGATTTCCCCTTTTCCCAATCGATACGCGGGTAGTCGGGTTTGAAACGTCCCCAGTCCATTGGTTGCCAGTTGTTCAGTGGGTCAAGTCCGCTTACCCACCATCCCCCGGCTTCAGCGTGGGCATACTGCCTTAAGTACTTGTCCCGCAGTCGCCCGTCGTTGCGTCTGGCTGTTTGAGGTAGGGCGTAAAGTAAATATTCGTATACTTCACTCCCAGCCAAAGAACGGACATTCAACGCAGCTAGCGTCGGGTTAACACCTGAAGCAATAACCCATTCTTGCCAATGGCTTAGAGTAAGTTGCTCATTACCATTAGCTTCATTGATGCCATTTTTATTGGCTTGTGCCATTTTGATAACCTCCGATAATGTTTGTGTTCATCGGAGCTACCCACACTTTGAGGCTAAATTAGCGGTGTGCTAACCAAGTGCTACATCAAAAGACTTTCTTCCGGGAGCAATGGGAGAAATCTAAAATCCACGCATTGAATGACTTTAAAAAATGAAGAATAATTTTCAGAGCAAATGAATAACCCAATTCCCTGGGAGTTTTATTCTGAGAACTTCGTCACAGTTAAAGTTTCAACTAATTGATGCCACTTGCTACAATATGCGCTAGCTTTGCTTCTATGACGCAGACATTGCTAAATTGAAATTGCTTTTATTTATTAGCGGTTGGTTGCCTGATTGCTAACCATGTGTCTGCATGTGGGCAGCTAACCGATTTCTTATTTGTGTGACTTACTTTTCTTTCCTTCCCAAGCGATTAGTGTAATGCTTGGGGCTAGTTTGCAGATAGTCAATCAAGCAGAAATCAGTTAATTGCTTTAGTTCAATAGAAAATAAAACAGCTAGAAATTGAAAAATTGAAGTATTCACGACATTATCCTCGAATTATGAGGCATCTAGCCGTTAAGATTCATCCCTAGGATATTTGCAGCTAAGAAATATCACGTCGTGCTTTCTACATTCCGCTTCAAATTTAGAGTCGGGATAAATTGTTGCGCTAGATGCCTTTTTTGCAATTTGTCCAAAAAAAGGCATGAAATGTCCCGCCCTGTGTGCTAATATTGCCAACAGGTACACAAAAGACAAACATGTACGAGTGGTGAGTCCTCGTTAGTCTGGAACAAGTTAGGTGATTTTTCGACCGCCAAGTCTTTATCGCGCCAACAATGTTCTATAACGACTCACACCTATTTTGACTATTTGAATACACTGCTCTTGTCGTTTTCGCCTCCTTTGGAAATCGATTTATCTTGGTCTGAAAGCAGACTTACTTTCGCTAGAGTAGCATGAAAAGCCCCTTGACCGTATAAAAACAAGCTGATTTCGTCAGTTGTTACCTATTCTGGGTAGGATGCTATTCCAGTAAGACAGACATTTTTTCCGGAAAATTCAACCCTAATAGGTCAGTCATAGATATTTTTAAGATGTGAGTAGCAGCTTTCGTGCGAATGCTACTCACATCTTTTTTGTAAAGTTTTATATTTTTCATTTTTACTCCTCGATTAGCTATCTCTCACCGAGCGTTCGCACTCATTTTTTTGTCTACCTAATTGTTTTTAACGATCGCTTAATCTTCGCTCCATTCCAACAACTCACAGGGCTGGATTTTATAACAGTCACAGATTTTGTTAAGTGCTATTCCATTGGGTATTTGCTCAGGATTGTCGCACAGCGCGTACACTGTGGTTTTTGATAGTCCCGTCTCTTTCATAAATTGATAGCGTGTGATTTTGAGCTTTTCTTCAATAAACCTCCTCACAGTGTTACGAACTGGCATGGCAACCTGTCTGGTATTATCAGACTCTCATTTAACACTATGCCAGTTAAGCTTGCAATTGTCGGCTAGCTTTATATGGTCAGATGTCTTGACATTGCCAGACATCCTGTACTAGTATCATAGTGCCTGGGTTATCGATGCGTCAATAACTCAGGCAAACACGATTATTTAGCTACGAACACAGGTTATCTGCATTGCGTCCGCTCTATATCTGCGGTCGCGGTAATTGTGCGTGTCT is a window of Tolypothrix sp. PCC 7910 DNA encoding:
- a CDS encoding helix-turn-helix transcriptional regulator, with the protein product MPVRNTVRRFIEEKLKITRYQFMKETGLSKTTVYALCDNPEQIPNGIALNKICDCYKIQPCELLEWSED